The DNA sequence TGGCTTTGCATTGCACATTAACTCTGACCAAATAAGAACAGACGTCTTCTGTAATGGCTGCACTATTAAAAAATGGGAGAGTCAATTCTGGAAAACAAGATTAATCTACCCATTAAATTACTCCTTAGAGCTATACAAAGCTCCAATCGATACTACTTTTTGTTTAGTTAACCACAAGTTTTATCTTGGCTACAATATAAGAGTTGCGGGAAACTATACCTGCCTACATCTTCCATGGCTCAAAGACTTTCAGAATCATATGCCATCTGAAGAATATGAAGCATATTTAAAAAACAACATATCTTCTACATGGATTAAATAATATTTACAAAGCCATTAATTTAAACAAAAACTTTTAGGATTTTAAACAATGTCACAAAAAAATTACACCAAAATATTATTAATCTTTTTAACTAGTTTTTCTCACTTAAAAATTAATTGTTGGTGGTTCGATATCCTTCCAATAAAACAAATCATTCAAGAAAATCCATCAATTAAATATACAAAATGTTTTGATCCTGTTGATTTTAATTATGCAGAGTTTCCCTTGTCTTTGAATCAGTCGTGGCATCCAAACAAGGGAAGATTCGATGAAACATTTGTCATAACCATTCCAAACGGAACCCTACAATCAAAAAATGGATTTACTGTCATAAATAATCACTTTATCGATGAAATGATTTGGAAAAAATTTATGCACAACCTCCAACTTGTAAAACAATATAACTATAAGCCACAATACTTTGCGAAACGAGTTGCGGTCATTACGCAGCCTGCATACGGAAATTATTTCCATTGGCTGACAGAAGTACTTTGCAGATTAGCCCTTTTAGAAATAAGCGGCGAGCCATATGATTATATTTACACCCCGCAAGACAGAGCTTACATAAAAGGTAGTTTAGATCTTTGGGGAATCCCACAAGAAAAAATACTTACGCCTTCAAACGATGATACCTACTTGCAAGCAAAAGAGATTATAATTCCATCTCTTGTCTCAAATAGCAGCTTAAATAGTATTTATTTTTCTTGTTATGTGCAGCCGCACCTTATCAAATATGTTATAAATAAACTGCTTGCTGCGGCAAAAGAATTTCCATCTGAGCACGAAAAAAGTAAACGCATTTTTATTTCAAGAAAAGATTCTCCACAAAGAAAACTTTTAAACGAAGATGATGTGTTTGCATTGCTAAAGCCTCATGGCTTTGTGCGCTATGAACTTGAGCATTTATCCGTAACTCAACAAATTTTATTATTTCACAATGCAGAAATTGTTATTTCACCACAAGGTACTGGCCTGGCAAACTGTATATTTTGTACACCCAAAACTCAGATTATAGAACTTTTCCAAGGGCTGAATGATTGTACTTTTTGGTATTTATCACAAGAGCTTGGTTTAAATTATACGCCCATTAAAACAATAGAATTTTCACCGAATTACTATTCCGGATGGAGTGATAACACAAGTATGCCGCTCGATATTATTCAAAAAATGA is a window from the Candidatus Dependentiae bacterium genome containing:
- a CDS encoding glycosyltransferase family 61 protein; translated protein: MSQKNYTKILLIFLTSFSHLKINCWWFDILPIKQIIQENPSIKYTKCFDPVDFNYAEFPLSLNQSWHPNKGRFDETFVITIPNGTLQSKNGFTVINNHFIDEMIWKKFMHNLQLVKQYNYKPQYFAKRVAVITQPAYGNYFHWLTEVLCRLALLEISGEPYDYIYTPQDRAYIKGSLDLWGIPQEKILTPSNDDTYLQAKEIIIPSLVSNSSLNSIYFSCYVQPHLIKYVINKLLAAAKEFPSEHEKSKRIFISRKDSPQRKLLNEDDVFALLKPHGFVRYELEHLSVTQQILLFHNAEIVISPQGTGLANCIFCTPKTQIIELFQGLNDCTFWYLSQELGLNYTPIKTIEFSPNYYSGWSDNTSMPLDIIQKMIGDLNID